One genomic segment of Verrucomicrobiia bacterium includes these proteins:
- a CDS encoding TM2 domain-containing protein, whose translation MNQQRQTHSTVIGYVLWIFGFTGAHRFYFGKPVTGTIWFFTAGLFLIGWFIDLFLIPSMDRQAERRYVAGDVDYSVAWILLTFLGVFGIHRFYMHKWGTGILYLLTLGLLGIGVIYDFWTLNSQISEVNVGRKS comes from the coding sequence GTGAATCAACAACGACAAACGCATAGCACGGTGATTGGATACGTTCTCTGGATCTTCGGATTCACCGGTGCCCACCGATTCTATTTCGGAAAACCAGTCACAGGTACGATCTGGTTTTTCACCGCAGGCTTGTTCCTGATCGGATGGTTCATAGACCTGTTCTTAATTCCATCCATGGACCGACAGGCCGAACGGCGATATGTCGCCGGCGATGTCGATTATTCCGTCGCCTGGATTCTCCTCACGTTCCTGGGCGTGTTCGGCATTCACCGCTTTTACATGCACAAATGGGGAACCGGCATCCTCTATCTCCTCACGCTCGGATTACTCGGCATCGGCGTGATCTACGACTTCTGGACTCTCAATTCCCAGATCAGTGAAGTCAATGTGGGAAGGAAAAGTTGA